A stretch of Flexivirga aerilata DNA encodes these proteins:
- a CDS encoding TetR/AcrR family transcriptional regulator yields the protein MGSQRTSARTAKRAAPMKPEERREALIVATIEAVRAHRQRPSTKQIAQAAGVAEGTIFRVFDSKDELFDAVIDRVLDPEPFLQRLTEIDPSADFETRLTAYVGLLQRRFQEIFELMDALGLVGPPERHRDRPKRDREIASRIREVFVDDEPLLRVSLDQLLLQVRLLTFAGSHHHISDEHILTPEQVVDTILHGVLKRGND from the coding sequence GTGGGCAGCCAACGCACGAGCGCCAGGACCGCCAAGCGCGCCGCTCCGATGAAACCGGAGGAGCGGCGTGAAGCGTTGATCGTGGCGACCATCGAGGCGGTCCGTGCGCATCGTCAACGGCCGAGCACCAAGCAGATCGCGCAGGCTGCGGGAGTGGCGGAGGGCACGATCTTCCGGGTGTTCGACAGCAAGGACGAGCTGTTCGACGCGGTGATCGATCGGGTGCTCGACCCGGAGCCGTTCCTGCAGCGGCTGACCGAGATCGACCCGAGTGCCGACTTCGAAACTCGATTGACGGCATACGTCGGCCTGCTGCAACGTCGCTTCCAGGAGATTTTCGAGTTGATGGATGCGCTGGGCCTGGTCGGGCCGCCGGAGCGGCATCGGGACCGGCCGAAGCGTGATCGCGAGATCGCGTCACGCATCCGGGAGGTATTCGTCGACGACGAGCCACTCCTGCGCGTGTCCCTCGATCAACTGCTCCTGCAGGTGCGACTGCTCACCTTCGCCGGAAGCCATCACCACATCTCCGACGAACACATCCTCACCCCCGAGCAGGTCGTCGACACCATCCTGCACGGCGTGCTCAAACGCGGAAACGACTGA